A window of the Fusarium poae strain DAOMC 252244 chromosome 3, whole genome shotgun sequence genome harbors these coding sequences:
- a CDS encoding hypothetical protein (BUSCO:11017at5125), with protein sequence MMEPQSLQAGSNESQDSQAIFEAYRAEFGVGRFSSPLSKFELSSRNDTDDQKQIVAPTSEVVVPSSEPTVNEKVTSEAADSHDALTDTARSVRPASENGDPSHWDETGVALTHSKKQCTLKTSIRGGVTQDREDRVNLIADRSKTPGHDILINPQDLKHLPARHDSAKPQAVQNDALKPLTRSTKPPNSAAAGALHKMDFSQQTPTQANFDRDYSEFCDFVPSSPVEGDTQSGSLEPRPLEDDDTGAVNFANLSEFGRPSSQVSEDAGFENTRGDWRHPDGTSQLNNGQTPHRPNAPTFETPAVPKNPFVAKPNITAPLAGSQLFGQTQFSSAVKRISPTSSRPSPKLFNSKSPNLIETSPLKNRANVSSPTDIRTSSPLRLHEIPETLLTDEHRDSGRVQTPRDGRSAGGDTIPESPPSSEPTPRAQAPRSSSTTEPMSHYEPMQKSQERKIKILGSIVISPMNSDDDSDDAIRRMERRKKIERKKAQAAEELGRVSFTPKIWQDSMGQPSRKRRKLFEADNPEVSHATSHVDTDVNKRQELPAIVDDSQKGLVASNELPVASTKATPGNSAPENQQVDHDGDMVLVDADKVMVDEDMIPATSPAPSLPPTAPVEYPEPSEPELPRLRMDDEDLPEGPNNHSEPSSLPPPRRRTVRTYGRTVRQKRRNPFLSSSNSDGLMGETEPRPMSMSSPLHKTAGVSMIEEESEQECQPPQETIKVDANPTSRPKKTARDVYANLPPPMTTRSRRSGRAETTPVTPLASRSAGQILPTSSSLSILSTTPTCSAKTTPGTQDSPGSEQPESVTLPSPGGNDSLRKGHIRLGTKSESPQQAGKLRRISKRYPRLDSESTDELHHSPAASVLERSIGHKSSRSFKQSFAFVPRTGRLFDGMVFALSFSTQFKAQERKKIESKITQSGGAILTDGFQDMFEHSSIMSTMNPVMDEEEALRLTKTSCESGFTALIADNHSRKVKYMQALALGLPCLAPQWITACLNKGAIVDWEPYLLCAGASTVLGNALRSRILTPYSAAEARLADVIEQRPRLLDGQRVLVVVNSKKSRNEAKEPYIFLASVLGPSISRVFSTQQARELLLEQQKAGNPFDWLYLDKGTGTVEAVLAPAEIAGNKRRRKSTPAQANTTDIRVLDDELVIQSLILGRMVEENEMYT encoded by the exons ATGATGGAACCCCAGTCGCTTCAAGCAGGCAGCAACGAGTCGCAGGACAGTCAGGCTATCTTCGAGGCCTACAGGGCCGAGTTTGGCGTCGGCAGG TTTAGCAGTCCGCTTTCCAAATTCGAATTGTCCTCAAGAAATGACACAGATGACCAAAAACAGATCGTTGCACCCACAAGCGAAGTTGTTGTTCCATCATCGGAGCCAACAGTCAATGAAAAAGTGACATCCGAGGCCGCTGACTCTCACGACGCGTTAACGGACACGGCGCGTTCAGTGAGACCCGCTTCTGAGAATGGCGATCCGTCACACTGGGACGAGACAGGGGTGGCACTGACACACTCCAAAAAGCAATGTACTCTAAAGACCAGCATACGAGGAGGCGTTACCCAGGACCGCGAGGACCGCGTTAACCTGATTGCCGACAGAAGCAAAACTCCAGGCCACGACATTCTCATCAATCCACAAGACTTGAAGCACTTGCCTGCGCGCCATGACAGCGCGAAGCCGCAAGCAGTGCAAAACGATGCACTCAAGCCTCTGACCAGGAGTACGAAGCCGCCGAATAGCGCTGCAGCTGGCGCCTTGCACAAGATGGATTTCTCTCAGCAAACTCCGACCCAGGCCAATTTCGACCGTGATTACAGTGAATTTTGCGATTTTGTGCCCTCCAGTCCTGTCGAAGGTGATACACAGTCTGGATCGCTTGAGCCCAGGCCtcttgaagatgacgacACAGGGGCCGTCAACTTTGCTAACTTAAGCGAGTTCGGTCGACCATCATCCCAGGTCTCAGAGGATGCAGGCTTCGAGAACACTAGAGGTGACTGGAGGCATCCTGATGGCACTTCGCAGTTGAATAATGGGCAAACACCGCACCGTCCTAATGCCCCGACTTTCGAGACCCCCGCTGTCCCCAAGAACCCGTTTGTTGCGAAACCGAACATTACTGCCCCTCTAGCCGGAAGCCAATTGTTCGGCCAGACGCAGTTTTCCTCGGCTGTTAAACGTATAAGCCCGACGTCGTCACGACCTTCTCCGAAATTATTCAACTCGAAATCGCCAAACCTGATTGAGACGTCGCCCTTGAAGAATCGAGCCAATGTTTCGTCACCAACCGATATCCGTACATCGAGCCCCCTACGTCTACATGAGATACCCGAGACCTTATTGACAGACGAACATAGAGACTCGGGGCGAGTGCAAACACCTCGGGATGGCCGATCCGCTGGTGGTGACACGATACCAGAGTCGCCCCCTTCATCAGAACCTACTCCCCGCGCGCAAGCACCCAGGTCCTCGAGCACTACCGAACCAATGTCCCATTACGAACCCATGCAAAAGTCTCAAGagagaaaaataaaaatactggGATCAATTGTGATTTCTCCTATGAACTCCGATGATGATTCCGACGACGCAATTCGACGGATGGAGAGACGAAAGAAGATTGAGCGGAAAAAAGCACAGGCTGCGGAGGAACTGGGTCGAGTTAGTTTTACACCAAAGATATGGCAAGACTCAATGGGACAGCCAtcaaggaagaggagaaagCTCTTTGAGGCTGATAATCCGGAAGTGAGCCATGCGACATCACATGTTGATACGGATGTCAATAAGCGACAAGAGCTGCCCGCCATCGTCGATGATTCCCAGAAAGGATTGGTCGCTTCAAACGAACTTCCTGTTGCATCGACTAAAGCTACTCCTGGAAACAGTGCTCCCGAAAACCAGCAGGTTGACCACGATGGCGACATGGTATTGGTGGATGCTGATAAGGTTATGGTGGATGAAGATATGATACCGGCCACCAGTCCAGCGCCATCTCTACCACCTACAGCACCCGTAGAATATCCAGAGCCATCAGAGCCTGAGCTACCTCGGTTGCGGATGGACGACGAAGATCTACCAGAAGGACCAAATAATCACTCCGAACCCTCATCATTGCCTCCGCCACGGAGACGGACCGTCAGGACTTATGGTCGTACAGTTCGGCAAAAACGTAGGAATCCTTTCCTTAGCTCTTCTAACTCTGACGGGCTGATGGGTGAAACGGAGCCAAGACCGATGTCCATGTCGTCACCTTTGCACAAGACGGCTGGAGTTTCGATGATAGAAGAAGAGTCAGAGCAGGAGTGTCAGCCACCTCAGGAGACGATCAAGGTTGATGCGAATCCAACATCGCGGCCCAAGAAGACGGCTCGGGATGTTTACGCAAACCTCCCTCCACCAATGACTACGCGTTCGCGACGCAGCGGTAGAGCTGAGACAACTCCAGTAACCCCACTCGCCAGTCGCTCGGCTGGTCAAATTTTACCAACATCGTCaagcttaagtattttatcaACGACACCAACCTGTTCTGCCAAGACAACACCCGGAACCCAGGACTCCCCTGGCTCTGAACAGCCGGAATCGGTCACTCTTCCCTCTCCAGGAGGCAACGATAGCTTGCGCAAGGGGCATATTCGATTAGGAACAAAATCGGAGTCGCCTCAACAAGCAGGAAAGTTGAGAAGAATATCGAAACGGTATCCACGTCTCGACTCTGAATCAACCGATGAACTGCACCATTCGCCAGCTGCAAGCGTGCTAGAAAGGAGTATTGGACACAAATCCAGCAGATCCTTCAAGCAGAGCTTTGCTTTTGTACCTCGCACAGGACGACTGTTTGATGGTATGGTGTTTGCACTGTCATTTTCAACCCAGTTCAAAGCACAGGAGCGTAAGAAGATAGAGTCGAAAATTACACAATCAGGGGGAGCAATTCTCACAGATGGGTTCCAGGACATGTTTGAACACTCATCCATCATGAGTACTATGAATCCAGTgatggatgaggaagaagcctTGAGGCTTACTAAAACAAGTTGCGAGAGTGGGTTCACAGCACTCATTGCCGACAATCACTCGCGCAAAGTCAAATACATGCAAGCACTGGCACTGGGTCTTCCTTGCTTGGCTCCTCAGTGGATCACGGCCTGCCTCAACAAGGGTGCCATCGTGGACTGGGAACCATATTTGCTTTGTGCGGGCGCATCTACTGTGCTCGGAAATGCTCTTCGGTCGCGAATTTTGACTCCATATTCGGCGGCTGAAGCGAGACTGGCTGATGTTATTGAACAACGACCACGCCTTCTGGACGGGCAACGGGTCCTTGTTGTTGTAAACTCAAAAAAGTCACGCAACGAAGCCAAGGAGCCCTATATTTTCCTTGCGAGTGTCTTGGGCCCATCAATATCGAGAGTCTTCTCGACACAACAAGCACGAGAATTGTTGCTGGAACAGCAGAAAGCAGGAAATCCATTTGACTGGCTATATCTTGATAAGGGTACAGGAACAGTGGAGGCAGTTCTTGCTCCCGCGGAAATAGCGGGTAATAAGAGGCGACGGAAATCAACACCAGCCCAAGCCAATACTACAGACATCCGTGTCTTGGATGATGAGCTTGTGATACAGAGTTTGATTCTGGGTCGCATGGTGGAAGAAAACGAAATGTATACTTAA